The DNA region GACTGAGGTCAATGGCGCAATGCGCTGGATCGAGATCGGACCAATTTCACTTCAGCCTTCAGAGCCGATCAAGCCGTTTTTAGTCCTGCAGAGCGCCTGGCTGTTTGGCGAGTGGGAGCAGCTGTCGTGGCGATCGCGTGTGGGATGGCTATGTATTTTTGCACTGGTACTGGGCGGGATCCTGATTCAGCCGAATCTCAGTACCGCCGCGCTATGCGGCATGTCACTCTGGGCGATCGCGCTAGCGGCAGGAATTCCTTGGTTGTATTTGCTGGGAGTAGCTGGGAGCGGTTTAGCGCTGGCAACGATCAGCATTAGTTTGGTGGATTACCAGCGGCGACGCGTCACATCATTTTTAGATCCGTGGGCGGATCCACAGGGTGATGGCTTTCAGTTGGTTCAAAGTTTGCTCGCGATCGCTTCGGGCGGCACTTGGGGCACGCGCTTGGGGCTTTCGCATCAAAAACTCTTCTACTTGCCCATTCAACACACGGACTTTATTTTTGCCGTATTTGCTGAGGAGTTCGGGTTTGCCGGCACGGTTGGCCTGCTGTTGTTACTGATGGGTTATGCAACCCTCGCACTCGCGGTTGCACTGAAGGCAAGGCAACCCATACATCGTCTGATTGCGATGGGAGCGACGATTTTCCTGATCGGGCAGGCGTTGATCAACATTGGCGTAGCAACGGGCTCGCTACCAACGACGGGGTTACCGTTGCCACTGTTTAGTTACGGTGGCAACTCGCTCATTGCAAGCTTGTTACTGGCGGGGCTATTGGTGCGCGTGGCGCGCGAGAGTAATGAAGCAAAAGTCGTTCCGCTTCCCATAAGACATCGTCCGCAATTCTCAGAGCGTGTTAACCCGCAAGGTCGGTAAGTAGCCTGAACGACTTTTGATTTGAAGCTCCAAAAACTCTTGAAACAGCGCCAATTAAATATCGAATCACTCTGAACGACCTTTAGACACGTACAATTTTTGATATGAGACAAGGGCAGACTTGGCGAAACTCAAGACTTTCGTCTCTAAAAAAATCATTGTCTCGAAAAGAGCCATCAGATTTTGGCACACTAAAAAAATGGATGCTATTTTAGCTAAACCTTTGTTTACGTCAATTTGGGACGTTAAGAGCGCCATTGTCTAGCAAGTATTTTCGTTGCTCGGCACTCAATCCCTTGGCATCTGTAAACACTGCATTGTCAACTTTAGTCCCATCAAATAAGCAACCGTGCCAACTCGTCCCCTCGCAGTTAGCATCTTGGAGGTCGGCCCGAGTAAAATTGATGTCTTCCAATGTCGCCCCCTCCAGATTGACACCAAACAGCGAAGCATCCGTACAATCGAGATCTTTAAGCAAAGCTGCTTCAAGATTGGCATCGGTCAAATCAGTCTGACGGCAATGTGTGTCGATGAGTTTTGCTGCACGTAGGTATGCGCCAATGCAGCTCGCTCGACTCAGATCGGCATTGGTAAATTGCGCTTGGGTCAAGACAGATGCCGATAGATCGGCCTTATCCCAATTTGTTGAGTCCAGGATGGCAGCACGCATGTTGGCGCGGTACAAGTTCGCGCCTGAAAAGTTCGCCCGTTCGAAGTTACCCGCCCCCAGATGCGATCGCGCCAGAGCTGCTCCGCTGAAGTTAGCCCCAGTCGCAATGGCTTCAGTCAGATCCGCTCCTTCAAAATTGGCACGAGTAGCATCGGCATCGACCAGCAGAATACCGTGCATTTGAGCATCAATACAAAGTGCCTCGCGGAGATTGGCACGCTTGCAACAGGCAACGGTTAGGTTAGCGGCACTCAAGTTAGCTAGCACGAGGACTGCCTCGGTGAAATTGGCGCGAATGAGGACGGCGTTCTGAAAGTTACATTCCACACACGAGGCGCGCGTGAAATCCGCGGTTCGTAGATAGGTTCCCAGAAACTTGGCTCGGTCGAGTGACTGTCCCTGCAAGTTGATGTGACTGAGTTCGGCGCGGGTGAGGGATTCACCGGCAGCGATCTTCTCTAAT from Rubidibacter lacunae KORDI 51-2 includes:
- a CDS encoding FtsW/RodA/SpoVE family cell cycle protein, whose amino-acid sequence is MLRNLIPVFDTGVQAWALEARLLRWLTLLWLCVGLVVLVSASYPVAQVEQGDGLFFLKRQLVWAFAGLVGFNLVARSPLERLLKIAPYVTIVLGGLIFATKLTGIGTEVNGAMRWIEIGPISLQPSEPIKPFLVLQSAWLFGEWEQLSWRSRVGWLCIFALVLGGILIQPNLSTAALCGMSLWAIALAAGIPWLYLLGVAGSGLALATISISLVDYQRRRVTSFLDPWADPQGDGFQLVQSLLAIASGGTWGTRLGLSHQKLFYLPIQHTDFIFAVFAEEFGFAGTVGLLLLLMGYATLALAVALKARQPIHRLIAMGATIFLIGQALINIGVATGSLPTTGLPLPLFSYGGNSLIASLLLAGLLVRVARESNEAKVVPLPIRHRPQFSERVNPQGR
- a CDS encoding pentapeptide repeat-containing protein, coding for MTQLTAAQVLEKIAAGESLTRAELSHINLQGQSLDRAKFLGTYLRTADFTRASCVECNFQNAVLIRANFTEAVLVLANLSAANLTVACCKRANLREALCIDAQMHGILLVDADATRANFEGADLTEAIATGANFSGAALARSHLGAGNFERANFSGANLYRANMRAAILDSTNWDKADLSASVLTQAQFTNADLSRASCIGAYLRAAKLIDTHCRQTDLTDANLEAALLKDLDCTDASLFGVNLEGATLEDINFTRADLQDANCEGTSWHGCLFDGTKVDNAVFTDAKGLSAEQRKYLLDNGALNVPN